TCTTCAGCGTCAATTTTACCATCAAggaatatttgtaaaacacCACAGTAACTTGGAAAAATTGGACTGCACGAACGCTTCCCTTAATCATCAGTCTTCTCGTACGTGCTTTTCTTATCACTAATGCGCGGATGACTCAGCTAAAATGGACCATCGGTCATCCTTAGAAGATATGCGGCGCCAACTGTAACTTCCAAAGAGAGACCGGCCTGGCGAACACCGTGACTTGACCCTTTTCTTTGCCGCCAACCAAAAAAACGTACAAGGGTGCCGGTCCGTAGGAAGATGTTTTAGCGTCGGTCCCGTCCACCGCCGCCACCTTTGCCCTTTGCCTCTCGGCCCTCGACGCGCTCACCGCTCTTCTCGACGGCGAACCCAACGGCAGGCTCTTCGGTGGCGCTCGGGGCACCCTCCTAATCTCCTGAAGCTCCAAGAGCTCCGCGAACGTCTGCGAAGCCGATCTTCCAGGTTCATCCTCCAATACGCTATCGGGCGGACTGTTGAGCAACTTGGCATACTTTCCGtcctgttgctgctgttgttgatgatgatgatggtggtggtggtgatggCCAGGTTTGGTCTCATCCAGGCCGAGATAATTCGGATTACAGAAACCGAACTGGCCCTCTCGTATCGTCGACGAAGTGACAATTGGCCTGTGCGGCTTCGATCTTCTTCCGGACACCCAATCATCCTCCGCGAGCGGATCGCCCGGACTTCTCGCCTCGATACTCGCGTAATCCGACGTCGATTCCTCACCCTCCTCGAGATCGGCGAAACGAACGGAGGCGGAAGTAGGgatcttcgtcgtcgtcggagtTTTTGGCGTTTGCAGAGCGGCTTCATAGAGATGCGAGCTGTAACTCTCGCCGCGGGTGGGCTGGCAAGCTTGGTGTACCGCTGCAAAATCTCTGCAACGAACGTATAACGAATGTAGGAATCTTACTGaatctttaacaaattaattaaatgtgagTAGTTATTTCGAGGCAGCTACCGTCTTTCCTCTTGAACCTCGATCAGTCTCGACGTGGGCGGTTCCTTACGCTCTTCATTGTCGCTATTCTCATCCGGATCAACGAAGACCAATCTAGCGGCCTCTATAGGCGTGAGAACAGGGGTTGGTAACGTCAAAGCACGAAAGTTTGGCACCGAAATAGGATCTCTGGTCATACCAGAAGTATTGCTAGTATTGCTAACGTCAGTTGTCCTCGCCATTCCCTCCGACGCTTTTTGTCTTCGGCGGGCCAGTGTGTTGGCACTACGAGATTTCACCATTCCCGTGGAGGGTTCGACCACTTCGACGTCCACTTGCTGAAAAGGATAATATGTGTTTGCCTGCATG
The Temnothorax longispinosus isolate EJ_2023e chromosome 7, Tlon_JGU_v1, whole genome shotgun sequence DNA segment above includes these coding regions:
- the LOC139816635 gene encoding uncharacterized protein isoform X2 translates to MWSSVTAAGTENGPAPPSRSKHSATLLAGHVYLLGGRNGNLPLKDLWRYSLAESKWEELHPGGERPPALQEHSTVAYKDCLYVFGGELGFSAGTETPLWVYNVKTNIWRKVRAQRGCVVPRGRRGHTALVHRGQMLIYGGYQDLRGSSSELWAFHFETESWHLLSSSESGPAARHKHSAVLHGDAMYIYGGMTDLQERNDCWRWDVNSASWSMLKNKPGPGPLHGHAACRLPSCMLIFGGESGGLATNELWRFHFGTETWEKLTISGPKPQPRAESVALAVSELLIRGTGIDNSKSRPRNQRPRLSSNRISPNEAPSARPSFLREISKLSQINLSRLSHPTKCSYSVLSGHDDNEESPQEANTYYPFQQVDVEVVEPSTGMVKSRSANTLARRRQKASEGMARTTDVSNTSNTSGMTRDPISVPNFRALTLPTPVLTPIEAARLVFVDPDENSDNEERKEPPTSRLIEVQEERRDFAAVHQACQPTRGESYSSHLYEAALQTPKTPTTTKIPTSASVRFADLEEGEESTSDYASIEARSPGDPLAEDDWVSGRRSKPHRPIVTSSTIREGQFGFCNPNYLGLDETKPGHHHHHHHHHQQQQQQDGKYAKLLNSPPDSVLEDEPGRSASQTFAELLELQEIRRVPRAPPKSLPLGSPSRRAVSASRAERQRAKVAAVDGTDAKTSSYGPAPLYVFLVGGKEKGQVTVFARPVSLWKLQLAPHIF
- the LOC139816635 gene encoding uncharacterized protein isoform X1: MWSSVTAAGTENGPAPPSRSKHSATLLAGHVYLLGGRNGNLPLKDLWRYSLAESKWEELHPGGERPPALQEHSTVAYKDCLYVFGGELGFSAGTETPLWVYNVKTNIWRKVRAQRGCVVPRGRRGHTALVHRGQMLIYGGYQDLRGSSSELWAFHFETESWHLLSSSESGPAARHKHSAVLHGDAMYIYGGMTDLQERNDCWRWDVNSASWSMLKNKPGPGPLHGHAACRLPSCMLIFGGESGGLATNELWRFHFGTETWEKLTISGPKPQPRAESVALAVSELLIRGTGIDNSKSRPRNQRPRLSSNRISPNEAPSARPSFLREISKLSQINLSRLSHPTKCSYSVLSGHDDNEESPQEACMQANTYYPFQQVDVEVVEPSTGMVKSRSANTLARRRQKASEGMARTTDVSNTSNTSGMTRDPISVPNFRALTLPTPVLTPIEAARLVFVDPDENSDNEERKEPPTSRLIEVQEERRDFAAVHQACQPTRGESYSSHLYEAALQTPKTPTTTKIPTSASVRFADLEEGEESTSDYASIEARSPGDPLAEDDWVSGRRSKPHRPIVTSSTIREGQFGFCNPNYLGLDETKPGHHHHHHHHHQQQQQQDGKYAKLLNSPPDSVLEDEPGRSASQTFAELLELQEIRRVPRAPPKSLPLGSPSRRAVSASRAERQRAKVAAVDGTDAKTSSYGPAPLYVFLVGGKEKGQVTVFARPVSLWKLQLAPHIF